The genomic window TGACGCTGGGCTGCACCCAGTGCCACGACCACAAGTTCGATCCGATCTCGCAACAGGACTATTACGGCCTGACCGCCTTCTTCAACAGCATCGACGAAACCGGACAGGCCGGTGGCGGTGCCAAACCGTTTCTTAAATTCAAATCTCCTTATGCCCAGCAAGCCATCGACGAAGCCAATGCGTTGGTCGAGCAAACGGCCGCGGAACTAAAAAGTGTCGAAGCCGCCTCGGAAGCCGAATTTGTTGAAACACTGCAGCGTTGGATCGCGGCGGTCGGTGATGGGTTCCAGCCTTGGCATGCGGTCCAACCGGCAGCGATGCATTCCGCCGAAGGCACGGTGTTGACGTTGGGCAAAGACCACGTGATCGAGGCCAACGACAGCGGGCAGGCGCAGGACGATTACCACATGCTGCTCACCGCTCCGCCGCTGGACCGCATCGCCGGCGTGCGGTTGGAAGTCTTCACCGACGCCAAACTCACTCAGGAAAAGTACTCTTATGCCGAGACCGGCGAATTTCTGCTGACCAACGTCAAACTGGTGGTGCGGAACAACACTACGGGTGAAGTCCGCGACATCGCGTTGGCTCGAGCCACCGCCAGCGTTAACGGACAAGGCGTCGACAAGAACATCAAGAACGTCTCCGGCACCTTGGACGACGATCCGCGAACCGGTTGGACGACTCGCACCAAACCGGTCGATCCGGTGCAACAAGTAGTCTGGGAACTACGCGAACCGTTGACAATGTCGCCGGATGAAACGCTGGACATCACCTTGATGCATCGCTCGCTGGCCCCCGGTGAATTAATCGCCAAGTTTCGACTAAGCCTGACCGATCAACGCGGCCCGGCCGTGCGGTCCTTGAAGCCGATGCCGATGCAGCGTCTGGCTGAAGCGATCGCCGCCTTCGAGGAATCATCCGATGACGATCAAGCGTTTTCGCCCGCCGATCTGGACGGGTCGCTGCGACGTGAGCTGCAACAGCAATTTCGTGAAGACCATCGAACGTGGCAAGCGGCTTCGCAGCGTCACTCTCAGGCTCGACAGCAACTGAAATCCGCCCAGCAAGCCGCCGGCGACCTGAACGTGACCGTGTTGGCCGAACGCCAAACGCCGCGTAAGACGCACATCTTGGTTCGTGGGATATGGGACCAACATGGTGAGGAAGTCCAACCCAGTTTTCTGCCCATGTTGTTGCCTCCCGACGCATCGTCAAGCGACGCTCCCTTGACGCGGTTGGATTTGGCACGCTGGGTTGTCGACCGTCGCAATCCGTTGACCGCGCGCGTGATTACCAACCAAGTCTGGCAGTTGTTCTTCGGTGCTGGTCTGGTCCGTACGCCGTCCGACTTTGGCTTGCAGGGAGAGTCGCCCACGCACCCCGAACTGCTCGACTGGCTGGCCGTCGACTTCATGGAACACGACTGGGACGTCAAACATTTGGTGCGACGGATCGTTACCAGCCGTACCTATCGGCAAGACAGCGCCGTGACCGTGGCGTTGCTGGAACGGGATCCCGAAAATCGCCTGCTCGCCCGCGGCGCCCGCTTCCGCTTGCCCGCTTGGATGATCCGCGACGCGGCGCTACGACAAAGCGGCTTGCTGAACCCCATGCTCGGCGGCCCCCCGGTGTTCCCCTATCAGCCTGAAGGCATCTGGAACGATCAGTTTATGGGCCGGTTCACCTATCGCTCCAGCATCGGGCCAGCACAGTACCGCCGCACGGTGTACGCCTTTTGGCGACGCAGTAGCGCGCCCACGTTCTTGTTCGACAACGCCATGCGGCGGACCTGCGAAGTCATCCCGCGACGCACCAATAC from Roseimaritima ulvae includes these protein-coding regions:
- a CDS encoding PSD1 and planctomycete cytochrome C domain-containing protein produces the protein MLTKSLSLAAVFIPRAYLVPVYLAAAVVACGLLPTVARAAETIDFNRDVRPLLSDNCFSCHGFDESSREADLRLDTLEGATTDLGGYAAIVPGDPDNSELILRIAAEDADALMPPPDSHKKPLSAEAIETLRQWIRQGAPWGKHWSFESPRAAEIDKTEIHPVDYFVGRRLADAQLSFAPPAAPHTLARRLAFDLTGLPPTADELAELGDAPSDDDWERWIERLLASPHYGERMAMWWLDGARYADTDGFQQDATRQNWPWRDWVIDAFNQNKPFDEFTIEQFAGDLLPEATAEQKLATCFHRNHMHNGEGGRDPAESRVDYVLDRTNTMGTLWMGLTLGCTQCHDHKFDPISQQDYYGLTAFFNSIDETGQAGGGAKPFLKFKSPYAQQAIDEANALVEQTAAELKSVEAASEAEFVETLQRWIAAVGDGFQPWHAVQPAAMHSAEGTVLTLGKDHVIEANDSGQAQDDYHMLLTAPPLDRIAGVRLEVFTDAKLTQEKYSYAETGEFLLTNVKLVVRNNTTGEVRDIALARATASVNGQGVDKNIKNVSGTLDDDPRTGWTTRTKPVDPVQQVVWELREPLTMSPDETLDITLMHRSLAPGELIAKFRLSLTDQRGPAVRSLKPMPMQRLAEAIAAFEESSDDDQAFSPADLDGSLRRELQQQFREDHRTWQAASQRHSQARQQLKSAQQAAGDLNVTVLAERQTPRKTHILVRGIWDQHGEEVQPSFLPMLLPPDASSSDAPLTRLDLARWVVDRRNPLTARVITNQVWQLFFGAGLVRTPSDFGLQGESPTHPELLDWLAVDFMEHDWDVKHLVRRIVTSRTYRQDSAVTVALLERDPENRLLARGARFRLPAWMIRDAALRQSGLLNPMLGGPPVFPYQPEGIWNDQFMGRFTYRSSIGPAQYRRTVYAFWRRSSAPTFLFDNAMRRTCEVIPRRTNTPLQALTLMNNRTAREAARQLAENVFVAAEHDTQRGLVRLFRTILSRQPSDDEQQILKQEYSRALAFYQQHPEDAIRFTTVGQLPPPTADHASELAAGMLVANLVLNLDESITHE